In Salinibaculum sp. SYNS191, the genomic window ACTCCGTCTGTCCGGCGCGGTCGCCCGCCTCGCCCGTCCGCCGGACGGCGATGACGCGCATCCCGGTCTCCGTCTTGACTTCGCGCGCGCCCAGCGTCACGCCGTCGAGCGTGCTGTCGGCGTCGACCGCCAGGCGGACGATGACCTCGTCGCTCTCGTAGACGGCCTCGCGGACGACGGGATGGGTGTTGAGCCCGCGGAGGACGCCCTCGCTTATCTCCAGGGCGGCGTCGGAGATGACCTCGGTACTGCCGGCGAGCTGGACGAGCCCGCGCAGCGAGACCGGGTCGTCGACGCGGCTGGCGGCCTGGAGCGTCCACGCTTCGAAGCGCGACTGGAGCGCGTCGACTTCGGCTTCGAGTTCGAACACCTCCTCGGCGAGGTCCTCGGAGTCGAACAGAATCGCGCCGTAGGCCAGGTCGACCGCGAGTTCGCCCATGTCCTTCATCAGCACGATGGAGTCGACGGCGCGTTCGAGGTCCGTCGAGTCCGTCTCGGGCGGGGCCGGGGGCTCGTACTCGTCGCCGGTCGCGTCGGCGTAGACGCCGGCGATGCCCTCCTCGGGGCCGCGGAAGACGACGACGTCGCCAGCCTGCAGCATCGTACCGGCGGTGGGGTTGAGCAGCCAGCCGTCGGGGCGGCGGATAGCGAGCGCACGCACGCCCGTCTCGGTTTCGAGGTTGAGCCCGCCGAGTGTCATCCCGACGAGGTGGGAGTCGTCGGCGATCTCGGCGCGGACCAGCGTCTCCAGCGCCTCGGGGAGGGCGGCGCGCATCTCGTCGGGGAGGCCGATATCTTCGAGGACGACCTTGGCGATGTCGCCGGCGGCGTCGCTGATCTTCTCGGCGGCACCGACGATGCCGAGGACGGGCGCGAGCGACTCCGCGTCGTCAGGGCTGCGGGCGGCCATGAGGATGCTCATGCGGGCGCGCATCTGGAGGACGTCCATCTTCTCTTCGAGTGCGACGACCTCCTGGGCGACGTCGTCACTGCCGAGCAACACCGCCGAGTACGAGAGGTCGATGAGCAACTCGGCGGTGTCTTTCATCTCGGCCAGCATCTCCTTGACACTGACCGGTTCGTACGTCACCTCGTCGCCAGCCATACCACCTGCTCCGCCGTCCCGAGGCAAAAGCGTTGCCCGGACGGCCGGCGCACGCGACCGTGCATCACGGATGGCACAGCATACCGCGGAATTAATTGTGATTGAGTCGCGCTTACAATTCAAGTTGAACATTTATCCAAAAAACGTGTCTGTGCGTGTCCAGGCCCGACGGTCGAAATGGTAATGTTTTTTCCTGCAGGTGGAAAACCGGAGTGTATGTCCGACGAACTCAAGAAGGGATTGCGGGGCGTCCTCGTCGCCGAGTCGGAGATGAGTTTCATCGACGGCGACGCTGGCAAGCTCATCTACCGGGGCTACGACATCGAAGAGCTGGCCCGCGAAGCGACCTTCGAGGAGGTCCTGTACATGCTCTGGGAGGGGCAACTCCCTGACCAGGAGGAACTCGACGCCTTCAGCGACTCGATGGCGACCGAGCGCGGCGTCGAAGCCGAGACCCTGGAGACGCTCCGGATTCTCGCCGAGAGCGACGAGGAGGCGATGGCGGCGCTTCGGACGGGCGTCTCGACGCTGTCGGCCAGCGAGCCCGAACTCGACGCGGACCCCGAAGACCTCGGTGCCGCCCAGCGGATGGGCCGGCGCATCACCGCGAAGATTCCGACCATCCTCGCCAACTACGACCGCTTCCGCCGCGGCGAGGACGCCATCGAGCCCCGCGAAGACCTCTCTCACGCCGGCAACTTCCTCTACATGCTCACGGGTGAAGAGCCGAACCCGGTCGCCGAGGAGACCTTCGACATGGCGCTGATTCTCCACGCCGACCACGGCTTCAACGCCTCGACGTTCACGACGCTGGTCATCGCCTCGACGCTCGCCGACATGTACTCCGCCATCACGGGCGGCATCGGCGCGCTGTCGGGCCCGCTGCACGGCGGCGCGAACCAGGACGTCATCGAGGCGCTGCTGGAACTCGACGACAGCGACATGGGCCCCCTGGAGTGGGTCAAGGCCAAGACCGAGGCCGGCGAGCGCCTGCCCGGGTGGGGCCACGGCGTCTACAACACGAAAGACCCGCGCGCGAAGATTCTCCAGCAGAAACTCGAAGACCTCTCCGAGGAGGACGGCGAGACGAAGTGGCTGGACTACACCACCACCATCGAGGAGTTCCTGACCGAGGAGAAGGGCCTGCCGGAGAAGGGCATCGCCCCCAACGTCGACTTCTACTCCGGGTCTGTCTACTACAAGCTGGGCATCCCCGTCGACATGTACACGCCCATCTTCGCGATGTCCCGCGTCGGCGGCTGGGTCGGCCACATCCTGGAGTACACCGAAGATAACAAGCTGATTCGCCCCCGCGGTCGCTACATCGGGCCGAACGACCAGACGTTCACCCCCATCGACGAGCGGTAACGCGACGGCGACGGCGATTCTCCTGCACGCAGTTTCTGCGGTTTCGAGCAGACAGTCACCGGCTCACAGCAGCGGTTCGCTCTCGCCGTAGGCCGCCACGACGACGGCCGTCGAGTAGCGGTCGGGTTTGGCGGCGGCGGTCGTGACTTCGGTGTGTACGTCCGCCCCCTCGATACCACGGATGTCACAGCCGGTCTGGATGCCCGAGCGGAGCAGTTCCGCGACGCTCTCGGGGTCGTGGTCGCCGACCTCGTAGAAGATGCCCGCGCCGTCGTCGTCGCGCGCCCACGCCAGCCCCGCGGCGGCCCGCGTCCCCGGCGGACTGGTCTGGCGGGCGATTACGGCGTCCAGTACGTTCCCGGTCGGCCCCAGGTCCGGGGCGGTCCCGACGACCTCGACGTCGGCACCGGCGGGAATCACCGAGGAGAGTTCCCGGAGGTTGTACTGGTGGAGCCCCGCCGCGGCGAGCGCGCGGTCGAACGAGCCCTTGGCGGTGTGGGCGGTGCCGGTGCCCAGGACGACGCGAATCATCGGCCACCCCCGGCGGGCGCTGTGGGGAGCCACACGCCGCGGGCGCGCCGGCGCTGTCGCAACATGGCCGCGGCTTGTCGACGCCCGTACCTCTGTCTTTCGAGTCGGGCGACGGGGTGGCACCCGCTGACAGCCCCGAGCGGCCGCTGCAGTGCTGCTCCCGCGGCGGTCAAACGTGTTTGGTAGACTGCATACAGTACACCCGTCCATCCCCACACACATGTCAGAACACTCCCGCGGTGGAATCGACGAGTCGGGCGAACGGCTCCAGACGGCCACGGAAGCGCTCGACGGACCGATTGCGGACCTGTCCGAGCAGGTTGACGAACTCGCCGACCGGATGGGCGAGTTCGCCGACGGCATGAAGGCCTTCGAGGAGACCCGGGAACGGCTGGCACAGGTCCACGAGGACGACCCGACCGGGCGGCGCGGGCCGCGCCCGGCAAGCGACTGAGCATTTATAAGGGAAGACGCCCGTGCGCCGGCCGTCTGACAGGTGTCAAATATCGCTCTCGTCTGGTGGTTAGCGGTCCGCTCCGGAGGCCCGAGAGTTTAAGTACCCGCACTCCATCGTTCCGCGTGCAGTCGCGACTGCGCGTCACACGCTCTCGGTAGTTTGAGTGCGACGTCCTCGGGTTCCGCCCGGGGGTATTTGGACCAGCAACGGGTAGCCTGTGGCATGCTCGAACTGGCGGACGTGCTGGCGGCACGGGACCGGGTCGCAGAGACGTCGCGACACACACCGCTCGACTACTCACATACCTTCTCCGCGATGACCGGCGCGGACGTCCACCTCAAACTGGAGACGTTCCAGCGCACCGGCGCGTTCAAGATTCGGGGCGCGACCAACCGCATCGCCACCCTCCCCGAGAGCGACCGTGAGGCCGGTGTCGTGACCGCGAGCGCCGGCAACCACGCACAGGGCGTCGCGCTGGCCGCCTCCCGGATGGGCGTCAGCGCGAAAGTCGTCATGCCCGAGAACGCGCCCATCTCGAAGGTCAAGGCGACCAGAAGCTACGGCGCAGAGGTCGTCCTCGCCGGTGCCGACTACGACGAGGCCGCAGAGCACGCCCACGAACTCGAACGCGAGGAGGGTCGGTACTACCTCCACGCCTTCGACGACGAGATGGTGATGGCCGGGCAGGGCACCATCGGCCTGGAGATTCTGGAGGACCTGCCCGGCGTCGAGACTGTCGTCGTCCCCATCGGCGGCGGCGGCCTCATCAGCGGCATCGCAACTGCCCTCAAGGGAAAGAATCCGGACATCCGCGTCGTCGGCGTCCAGGCCGAGGGCGCATCGAGCGTCGCCGAGTCGCTCCGGAAGGGCGAGCGGGTGGTCCGGGACTCGGTCGACACCATCGCCGACGGCATCGCCACGCGGACGGTCGGCGAGAAGACCTTCGAGATAATCAAGCAGCGCGTCGACGAGGTGGTGACGGTGGGCGACGACGAGATAGCGGTGGCGCTGACGACGCTGCTGGAGCGGGGCAAGACGCTCGTCGAGGGGGCGGGCGCGGTGCCGCTTGCAGCCCTGCTCTTCGAGAAGTTCGACTTCGACGAGGACGAGACCATCGTCCCCGCGCTGTGTGGCGGCAACATCGACATGAACATGCTGACGACGGTCATCGTCCGCGGCCTCGTCGAGACCGGCCGGTATCTCCGTCTGCGGACGGTGCTGCACGA contains:
- the citZ gene encoding citrate synthase: MSDELKKGLRGVLVAESEMSFIDGDAGKLIYRGYDIEELAREATFEEVLYMLWEGQLPDQEELDAFSDSMATERGVEAETLETLRILAESDEEAMAALRTGVSTLSASEPELDADPEDLGAAQRMGRRITAKIPTILANYDRFRRGEDAIEPREDLSHAGNFLYMLTGEEPNPVAEETFDMALILHADHGFNASTFTTLVIASTLADMYSAITGGIGALSGPLHGGANQDVIEALLELDDSDMGPLEWVKAKTEAGERLPGWGHGVYNTKDPRAKILQQKLEDLSEEDGETKWLDYTTTIEEFLTEEKGLPEKGIAPNVDFYSGSVYYKLGIPVDMYTPIFAMSRVGGWVGHILEYTEDNKLIRPRGRYIGPNDQTFTPIDER
- a CDS encoding pyruvoyl-dependent arginine decarboxylase, which encodes MIRVVLGTGTAHTAKGSFDRALAAAGLHQYNLRELSSVIPAGADVEVVGTAPDLGPTGNVLDAVIARQTSPPGTRAAAGLAWARDDDGAGIFYEVGDHDPESVAELLRSGIQTGCDIRGIEGADVHTEVTTAAAKPDRYSTAVVVAAYGESEPLL
- the ilvA gene encoding threonine ammonia-lyase, which produces MLELADVLAARDRVAETSRHTPLDYSHTFSAMTGADVHLKLETFQRTGAFKIRGATNRIATLPESDREAGVVTASAGNHAQGVALAASRMGVSAKVVMPENAPISKVKATRSYGAEVVLAGADYDEAAEHAHELEREEGRYYLHAFDDEMVMAGQGTIGLEILEDLPGVETVVVPIGGGGLISGIATALKGKNPDIRVVGVQAEGASSVAESLRKGERVVRDSVDTIADGIATRTVGEKTFEIIKQRVDEVVTVGDDEIAVALTTLLERGKTLVEGAGAVPLAALLFEKFDFDEDETIVPALCGGNIDMNMLTTVIVRGLVETGRYLRLRTVLHDRPGALESLVGILSDNSANIYAIQHDRTSRDVAMNDAEVELDLETRGHAHVEQVVTALEDHGYEVDVLV
- a CDS encoding potassium channel family protein; its protein translation is MAGDEVTYEPVSVKEMLAEMKDTAELLIDLSYSAVLLGSDDVAQEVVALEEKMDVLQMRARMSILMAARSPDDAESLAPVLGIVGAAEKISDAAGDIAKVVLEDIGLPDEMRAALPEALETLVRAEIADDSHLVGMTLGGLNLETETGVRALAIRRPDGWLLNPTAGTMLQAGDVVVFRGPEEGIAGVYADATGDEYEPPAPPETDSTDLERAVDSIVLMKDMGELAVDLAYGAILFDSEDLAEEVFELEAEVDALQSRFEAWTLQAASRVDDPVSLRGLVQLAGSTEVISDAALEISEGVLRGLNTHPVVREAVYESDEVIVRLAVDADSTLDGVTLGAREVKTETGMRVIAVRRTGEAGDRAGQTEWDISPGPETRLSAGDVIIAKGTRAGADRLATLTD